The following are encoded together in the Acidovorax sp. KKS102 genome:
- a CDS encoding DUF6311 domain-containing protein, whose amino-acid sequence MKHLLRAHRSPESFAGLTTVLLLAAAFVWVTFGESFLRGQSTFWQTDAQDITQYMAGFNLYFSAPWQHPLLAFNSLNYPEGTRATFVDIIPLYALFLKIVVPSTWAPFNPYGAWVGVCFVLQAIGAWWVARELRSGSWAFMLGLLALMLMTPALLNRIGHISLMSHWILVFAIALYLRGWRRKAIPMAGWILLLTSAFYINIYLFVMAAGVYAAAAASLIQARSMRHWLHVSGPLWVLLISLPLTLLPLPPGGVTQEWGFGYYSMNVLSPFLGGRIIQLTAEVGPGQYEGFNYLGLGLISALVLACGNSANRIYVHSLLRRHWALGLLIIGYSVYALSNQIYIGSAQVATVSYPGIAKALTSQFRVSGRFFWPVFYVLLIGVWWTLFHRNGKHRFLFIAIALTAVQMADLTGVYASLQSTLTRPAERHLQPAVWDAAIPAHVKNLYFYPKFKCGKTPAHDSLLPVMHYVSLRGLHLNTGYISRYTPLCDDTAREIASSDPQEAAYVFVRSEFAGLEVIKPLLPDSSTVCHEVDFAYICVAPR is encoded by the coding sequence ATGAAACACTTACTGCGTGCACATAGGTCACCCGAGAGCTTTGCCGGGCTGACCACAGTCTTGCTCCTGGCAGCCGCGTTCGTCTGGGTCACCTTTGGTGAGTCTTTTCTGCGGGGGCAATCTACGTTCTGGCAAACAGATGCCCAGGACATCACCCAGTACATGGCCGGATTCAACCTGTACTTCTCGGCCCCTTGGCAGCATCCGCTGCTGGCTTTTAACAGCCTGAACTATCCCGAAGGAACCCGGGCCACGTTTGTCGACATCATCCCGCTGTACGCGCTATTTTTGAAAATTGTGGTTCCCTCCACCTGGGCACCATTCAACCCCTATGGCGCTTGGGTGGGAGTTTGCTTCGTCTTGCAGGCCATCGGCGCCTGGTGGGTAGCGCGCGAACTGCGTTCCGGTTCTTGGGCGTTCATGCTGGGGTTGCTGGCTTTGATGCTCATGACGCCTGCACTGCTCAACCGCATTGGCCACATATCGCTCATGTCGCACTGGATTCTGGTGTTTGCCATTGCGCTTTACCTACGGGGGTGGCGGCGCAAGGCCATACCGATGGCTGGATGGATTCTGCTACTGACAAGTGCTTTCTATATCAATATCTACCTTTTTGTCATGGCGGCGGGCGTCTATGCAGCAGCTGCGGCATCGCTCATCCAGGCTCGCAGCATGCGTCATTGGTTGCACGTCTCAGGGCCGCTATGGGTCTTACTCATCAGTCTGCCATTGACTCTCTTGCCTTTGCCTCCGGGTGGCGTCACTCAGGAGTGGGGCTTTGGCTACTATTCCATGAATGTTCTTTCACCCTTCCTCGGAGGGCGCATTATCCAGTTGACGGCAGAAGTAGGACCTGGACAGTATGAAGGATTCAACTACTTGGGGCTGGGTCTTATCAGCGCCCTGGTGCTGGCATGTGGCAACTCAGCAAACCGCATATACGTCCATAGCTTGCTGCGCAGGCATTGGGCGCTCGGCCTATTGATCATAGGCTACAGTGTTTACGCCCTGTCCAACCAAATCTACATTGGTAGCGCACAGGTCGCCACAGTGTCCTACCCCGGTATTGCCAAAGCACTCACTTCACAGTTCAGGGTATCTGGGCGTTTCTTTTGGCCGGTTTTTTATGTGCTGTTGATTGGCGTTTGGTGGACGCTGTTCCATCGCAATGGGAAGCATCGGTTCCTATTCATTGCCATCGCACTCACCGCAGTGCAAATGGCCGATCTCACTGGCGTTTATGCAAGCCTGCAATCCACATTAACTCGTCCAGCCGAGCGGCATCTTCAGCCGGCAGTATGGGACGCGGCAATACCTGCACATGTTAAAAATCTTTATTTCTACCCAAAATTCAAATGTGGGAAAACCCCAGCGCACGACAGCCTGCTGCCTGTCATGCACTATGTGTCGTTGCGGGGGCTTCACCTCAACACCGGGTATATCTCACGCTACACGCCTTTGTGTGACGACACTGCCCGTGAAATTGCCAGCTCTGATCCGCAAGAGGCTGCTTACGTATTTGTCCGCAGTGAGTTTGCTGGGCTGGAGGTCATCAAGCCCCTTCTCCCAGATTCGTCCACGGTGTGCCACGAAGTCGATTTCGCCTACATCTGTGTGGCACCCCGTTGA
- a CDS encoding glycosyltransferase family 2 protein, whose translation MKAITNMDARKKISLVAPFYNEESNVRPFLQQVHAALAPVLGTYDLEIICVNDGSRDGTLEALREAREHHPQVKVIDFSRNFGKEAAITAGLDFATGDAVIPIDSDLQHPPELILEMLAHWESGFEVVLARRTSRETDQALQRLTARAFYEVSRYISHIEIPADVGDYRLMDRKVVDALKALQEKCRFMKGLFAWVGFRTTVVNYRVVPRVHGKSSFNTWKLWNFALEGITSFSTLPLRVWTYLGGLVSLGAFVYAAYLIVKTLVFGVEVPGYASLMIVILLASGVQLIGIGILGEYLGRVFTEVKNRPVYIVREVIGP comes from the coding sequence TTGAAAGCGATTACCAATATGGACGCCCGTAAAAAAATCTCCCTGGTTGCTCCCTTCTATAACGAAGAAAGCAACGTGCGACCCTTTCTGCAACAAGTCCATGCAGCCCTTGCGCCCGTACTGGGAACCTACGACCTGGAGATCATCTGTGTCAATGATGGCAGTCGCGACGGTACCCTGGAGGCACTCAGGGAGGCTCGCGAGCACCACCCACAGGTCAAAGTGATCGACTTCTCCCGCAACTTCGGCAAGGAAGCTGCCATTACCGCCGGACTGGACTTTGCCACCGGTGATGCTGTGATCCCCATCGATTCCGACCTGCAGCACCCTCCAGAGCTCATTCTTGAAATGCTGGCGCATTGGGAGTCTGGTTTTGAGGTGGTGTTGGCTCGCCGTACCAGCCGTGAAACCGACCAAGCACTGCAGCGCCTGACGGCGCGGGCCTTTTATGAAGTAAGCCGCTACATCTCCCATATCGAAATCCCAGCCGATGTGGGCGACTACCGCCTTATGGATCGCAAGGTGGTCGATGCCCTCAAGGCATTGCAGGAAAAGTGCCGCTTCATGAAAGGCCTGTTTGCCTGGGTAGGTTTTCGCACTACGGTGGTGAACTATCGGGTTGTGCCCCGGGTCCATGGAAAATCGAGCTTTAACACTTGGAAACTCTGGAACTTTGCACTGGAAGGCATCACCAGCTTCAGCACGCTTCCACTACGGGTATGGACGTATCTGGGCGGGCTGGTGTCCCTTGGAGCTTTCGTCTACGCCGCGTACCTTATTGTCAAAACACTGGTCTTTGGGGTCGAAGTTCCAGGCTACGCCTCCCTCATGATCGTCATCTTGCTGGCTTCCGGCGTACAACTGATCGGCATCGGCATACTAGGCGAATACTTGGGCCGTGTGTTCACTGAAGTCAAAAACCGTCCTGTGTATATCGTGCGCGAGGTGATTGGGCCATGA
- a CDS encoding GtrA family protein has translation MNLNAWRTHTDFLLFAIIGILNTFVHGGVLMWAVEKLQLTLLLAHTLAFAVANLFSYIANSRITFKAPLSVLRYARFLLASLVALGLTLCIAWVTSRLGLHYQIGFVIIVFTVPLFSFAVIKFWAFAGHRSTPSQRV, from the coding sequence ATGAACCTCAATGCGTGGCGTACACACACTGATTTTTTGCTCTTCGCCATCATTGGTATTCTGAACACCTTTGTACACGGGGGGGTGTTGATGTGGGCGGTCGAAAAGCTTCAGCTGACCCTGCTGCTCGCTCATACCCTTGCCTTTGCGGTAGCGAACCTGTTTTCATACATTGCCAATAGTCGCATCACTTTCAAGGCGCCCCTGAGCGTGTTGCGTTATGCGAGGTTTCTTTTGGCATCCTTGGTCGCTTTGGGGCTCACCCTGTGTATCGCATGGGTCACCAGCCGCCTGGGCCTGCATTACCAGATAGGCTTTGTCATCATTGTGTTTACCGTACCCCTTTTCAGCTTCGCAGTAATCAAATTCTGGGCCTTCGCGGGCCATCGTTCAACTCCAAGCCAACGCGTGTGA
- the gmd gene encoding GDP-mannose 4,6-dehydratase, with amino-acid sequence MQVLSKKAIVTGITGQDGAYLAQLLLNKGYSVYGTYRRTSSVNFWRIEELAIQSHPNLHLVEYDLTDLGASIALVQKIQPDEIYNLAAQSFVGVSFEQPSATAQITGIGALNLLEAIRLVNPRIRFYQASTSEMFGKVQAIPQVEDTPFYPRSPYGVAKLYAHWMTVNYRESYGMFASSGILFNHESPLRGREFVTRKITDSVAKIKLGKLDVLELGNIDAKRDWGYAQEYVEGMWRMLQADQPDTYVLATNRTETVRDFVRMAFKATGVNVEFQGQAEAERAVDTATGTTVMRVNPRYYRPAEVDLLVGNPAKAKDQLGWEPATTLEQLCQMMVDADLRRNQQGYSF; translated from the coding sequence ATGCAGGTTCTCAGCAAAAAAGCCATCGTTACCGGCATCACTGGGCAAGATGGAGCCTACTTGGCCCAACTGCTACTCAATAAAGGCTATTCGGTTTACGGTACCTACCGGCGTACCAGTTCGGTCAATTTCTGGCGCATTGAGGAACTGGCAATACAGTCCCATCCTAACCTTCACCTGGTGGAATACGATCTGACAGATTTGGGCGCGAGCATTGCACTCGTGCAGAAAATTCAGCCCGACGAAATCTACAACCTGGCCGCTCAAAGCTTCGTCGGAGTCAGTTTTGAGCAGCCCTCTGCTACTGCGCAAATCACTGGCATCGGTGCCCTGAATCTGCTGGAGGCCATCCGCTTGGTCAACCCGCGCATCCGCTTCTACCAAGCCAGCACTTCTGAAATGTTCGGCAAGGTGCAGGCTATACCGCAGGTTGAAGACACTCCCTTCTACCCTCGCAGTCCCTACGGCGTCGCCAAACTGTATGCTCACTGGATGACCGTCAATTATCGCGAGAGCTACGGCATGTTTGCCAGCAGCGGCATTCTCTTCAACCACGAAAGCCCATTGCGTGGGCGCGAATTTGTCACCCGCAAAATTACAGACAGCGTGGCCAAAATCAAGCTGGGCAAGCTCGACGTTCTAGAACTTGGCAACATCGATGCCAAGCGTGATTGGGGCTATGCCCAAGAGTACGTAGAGGGCATGTGGCGCATGCTGCAGGCCGACCAGCCCGACACGTATGTCTTGGCCACAAACCGCACAGAAACTGTCCGCGACTTTGTGCGCATGGCGTTCAAGGCCACCGGCGTAAACGTTGAATTTCAGGGGCAGGCCGAAGCCGAACGCGCCGTAGACACCGCCACAGGTACAACGGTCATGCGGGTCAACCCACGCTATTACCGCCCAGCCGAGGTCGACTTGTTGGTGGGCAATCCCGCAAAGGCCAAGGATCAGTTGGGCTGGGAGCCTGCCACAACGCTTGAGCAACTCTGCCAGATGATGGTGGATGCCGATCTGCGGCGTAACCAGCAAGGGTATTCATTTTGA
- a CDS encoding GDP-mannose 4,6-dehydratase: MNILLTGASGFTGQHFMQAALSAGHTVLPLQADLSNPVQIEAEVAQAQPEAVVHLAAISYVAHADASAFYAINTVGTTHLLDAVAALRKLPRCVLLASSANVYGNCNSSPIAETQAPAPVNHYAMSKLAMEHMARTYADRLPLIITRPFNYTGPGQASQFLIPKLVQHYAGLAESIELGNIHVEREFNDIRMVCEAYLALLQHGETGQTYNICTGLPHTLQQVMDALTDITGHHLNVQVNPALVRTTEVHRLCGDPGKLLAATGLDLRRYSLTATLQTMLERARAQPSH; the protein is encoded by the coding sequence TTGAATATCCTGCTCACAGGCGCCAGTGGTTTCACCGGGCAGCATTTCATGCAGGCTGCCCTGAGTGCAGGGCACACTGTTCTGCCTTTACAAGCAGATCTGTCCAATCCTGTGCAGATCGAGGCCGAGGTGGCGCAAGCCCAGCCGGAAGCCGTCGTCCACTTGGCTGCGATCAGTTATGTGGCCCATGCTGATGCATCGGCGTTCTATGCCATCAACACCGTAGGTACCACCCACCTGCTGGATGCAGTTGCCGCATTGCGCAAGTTACCCCGGTGCGTTTTGCTGGCCAGCTCTGCCAACGTCTATGGCAACTGCAACAGTTCGCCCATCGCCGAGACGCAGGCCCCCGCGCCCGTCAACCATTACGCCATGAGCAAACTTGCCATGGAACACATGGCCCGAACCTACGCCGACCGCCTGCCCCTCATCATCACACGGCCTTTTAACTACACAGGCCCCGGCCAGGCCTCCCAGTTCCTCATTCCGAAGCTGGTTCAGCACTATGCAGGACTGGCAGAAAGTATAGAACTCGGCAATATCCACGTTGAGCGCGAATTCAACGACATACGCATGGTTTGTGAAGCCTATCTGGCCTTGCTTCAACACGGCGAGACAGGGCAGACCTACAACATTTGTACAGGGCTGCCGCACACCCTGCAGCAGGTGATGGACGCGCTGACAGACATCACCGGACACCATTTGAATGTCCAGGTCAACCCTGCATTGGTTCGGACTACGGAGGTCCACCGGCTCTGCGGTGACCCCGGTAAGCTCCTGGCTGCAACGGGTCTCGATCTTCGTCGGTATTCCTTGACAGCCACCTTGCAAACCATGTTGGAGCGAGCTCGTGCGCAGCCATCGCATTGA
- a CDS encoding glycosyltransferase family 1 protein: MLIGIDGRPFYGPAAGTGRYVGELCRQLDGLLPHARFKVYGNRNMQLPIRSPRWEARGDSSALWSRLPASAWYFARAGRLAQQDGVNLFWGSANFLPLGLGPHVPAVLTVYDMVHHLYPRTMSCRHRIAYSLFFQAGLRRANRIIAISQGTSNRLREHFGVQAHEIVKPQVGDNFHRPSPEEISAIRGRYRLPAHFLLSVSTLEPRKNLSTLVRALVALAQSGRAPELALVLVGQRGWKNNPLLTQLAEARQSGVAIVELGYVSDVDLPSLYAAAACVVMPSLYEGFGMPILEALHCGATVLASDTPETREAGGQAANYTAPTERHLQAAIEQLWSQRATASLATCSHRIPPANWRHEAAKMATLFRQLS, translated from the coding sequence ATGTTGATTGGCATCGACGGGCGGCCCTTCTATGGGCCTGCGGCCGGCACAGGTCGCTACGTAGGTGAACTTTGCCGTCAGCTGGACGGTCTGTTGCCGCATGCCAGGTTCAAAGTCTACGGCAACCGCAACATGCAGCTTCCCATCCGCAGCCCCCGCTGGGAAGCCCGAGGGGACAGCTCCGCGCTGTGGTCGCGGTTGCCTGCTAGCGCCTGGTATTTCGCGCGGGCTGGCCGCCTGGCCCAGCAGGATGGAGTGAACCTGTTCTGGGGTAGCGCCAACTTTCTTCCCCTTGGGCTGGGCCCGCATGTACCCGCCGTACTGACCGTGTACGACATGGTGCATCACCTCTATCCTCGCACCATGTCTTGCAGGCACCGCATAGCGTACAGCTTGTTCTTCCAAGCCGGGCTGCGCCGCGCCAACAGGATCATCGCCATTTCGCAAGGAACTTCGAACCGCCTGCGGGAGCACTTTGGAGTACAAGCCCATGAAATCGTCAAACCCCAGGTGGGAGACAACTTCCATCGCCCCAGTCCCGAAGAAATAAGCGCGATACGCGGTAGATACCGTCTCCCCGCGCACTTCCTGCTCTCTGTCTCCACCCTGGAGCCGCGCAAAAACCTGAGCACTCTCGTCCGTGCGCTGGTCGCATTGGCGCAATCGGGTCGCGCACCCGAGCTTGCGTTGGTACTGGTCGGTCAGCGGGGCTGGAAAAACAACCCCCTTCTGACGCAGTTGGCTGAAGCGCGCCAGAGTGGTGTCGCCATTGTCGAGCTGGGCTACGTGTCCGATGTCGATCTGCCCTCGCTGTATGCTGCAGCTGCGTGTGTGGTCATGCCGTCCTTGTACGAAGGCTTTGGTATGCCCATACTGGAAGCGCTGCACTGCGGCGCAACGGTGCTGGCGTCCGACACCCCCGAAACGCGCGAAGCAGGCGGACAGGCGGCCAACTACACAGCACCCACCGAACGTCATTTGCAAGCCGCCATCGAACAACTGTGGAGCCAGCGGGCCACTGCATCCCTGGCCACATGCTCGCACCGTATCCCCCCCGCCAATTGGCGGCATGAGGCGGCCAAGATGGCCACCCTGTTCAGGCAACTGTCGTGA
- a CDS encoding glycosyltransferase family 1 protein — MKISIDATGLGQAKTGTTVYLTQILAQWNQRKDLAHTFIIFVAPKARHHFTALGLDGRFRLRHAPNARFLRVLWQQTLLPVHLLQLGVCVHWGPGFVLPVLGLCPMVVTVHDLTFQLFPAAHERIKRHYFPWMIRRAVRKAHSVLVISHTTKADLERLQPESRHKNHVTLLGARTLPSIEPLQSSVQDYALFIGTLEPRKNLRNLIQAWRSLATTIRGQTHLRVVGTTGWLVQDVIDSANEQDNIHFLGSLTDQALAAQLQGASFFVYPSLYEGFGLPVLEAMSIGIPVLTSNVGATQEIAGAAALLVDPHSVTSIAQGLARLLQEPELLTSLRAAGLERAAQFSWAQTASQTLQALQAAGTHSP; from the coding sequence GTGAAAATCAGCATCGACGCCACAGGTCTGGGTCAGGCCAAGACCGGCACCACGGTCTATCTCACACAAATCCTGGCGCAGTGGAACCAGCGCAAGGACTTAGCGCACACCTTCATCATCTTTGTCGCCCCCAAAGCCAGGCACCATTTCACCGCTCTGGGCCTTGACGGACGCTTCCGGCTGCGTCACGCCCCCAACGCCCGGTTCCTGCGCGTGCTTTGGCAGCAAACACTGCTGCCCGTGCACCTCCTGCAACTGGGCGTCTGCGTGCATTGGGGGCCTGGGTTTGTCCTGCCAGTGTTGGGCCTTTGCCCCATGGTCGTTACCGTACATGACCTCACGTTCCAGCTCTTTCCTGCGGCCCATGAACGCATCAAGCGCCACTACTTCCCTTGGATGATTCGCCGTGCTGTGCGCAAAGCGCACTCCGTGCTGGTCATCTCGCACACCACCAAGGCCGACCTTGAGCGACTTCAGCCGGAGAGCCGACACAAAAACCACGTCACGCTGCTTGGCGCCAGAACACTCCCTTCCATCGAGCCGCTGCAGTCTTCCGTGCAGGACTACGCGCTGTTCATTGGCACCCTGGAGCCTCGCAAAAACCTGCGCAACCTCATCCAGGCGTGGCGCAGCCTCGCGACAACCATTCGAGGGCAGACCCATCTGCGAGTCGTCGGTACCACAGGCTGGCTGGTTCAGGACGTGATTGATTCCGCCAACGAACAGGACAACATCCATTTTCTGGGCAGTCTCACCGACCAAGCGCTCGCTGCGCAACTGCAAGGGGCAAGCTTCTTTGTCTATCCATCGCTGTATGAAGGGTTTGGCCTGCCCGTACTGGAAGCGATGTCCATAGGTATTCCCGTGTTGACCAGCAACGTCGGGGCCACACAAGAAATCGCTGGCGCTGCCGCGTTGCTCGTCGATCCCCACTCGGTCACCTCCATTGCCCAAGGTTTGGCCCGGCTGCTGCAGGAGCCAGAGCTCCTGACCAGCCTGCGTGCGGCCGGGTTGGAGAGAGCTGCACAGTTCAGCTGGGCCCAGACAGCAAGCCAAACCCTGCAAGCATTGCAGGCCGCAGGGACCCATTCGCCATGA
- a CDS encoding glycosyl transferase family protein → MTTTHSCERVSVTLSVVSHGHGEQVLEMLQSFIRSGLLQHWQVQVIVTLNIHEPSLHAALQVQQWPFPLEVVENAEPKGFGANHNQASRRALGDWFCVVNPDIQWCTAVAPHRASGRLQAALALPAMANGKPVGLYCPEQVTAEGIRQDYARTLPTPWVLAARWAARQRNTGQLRGVAPGVGQAHWVNGACLLVPLHTYLQLGGFDERYFMYCEDVDFCLRLQLQGYLLAAMPLAVVHAAQRNTRRQRQHLYWHLRSLLRLWCSPTFWRYWRNMGRNPSLQN, encoded by the coding sequence ATGACAACAACGCATTCTTGCGAGCGGGTCAGCGTAACCCTGTCGGTCGTCAGCCATGGGCATGGTGAGCAGGTGCTGGAGATGCTGCAGTCCTTCATCCGGTCAGGATTGCTGCAACACTGGCAGGTTCAGGTCATCGTCACTCTCAACATACACGAGCCCTCACTGCATGCCGCGCTGCAGGTGCAGCAATGGCCGTTTCCGCTCGAAGTAGTCGAAAATGCCGAGCCCAAGGGCTTTGGTGCCAACCACAACCAGGCATCCCGTCGCGCCCTTGGCGACTGGTTTTGTGTGGTCAATCCCGATATCCAGTGGTGTACCGCCGTGGCACCCCACCGGGCCTCAGGCCGCCTGCAGGCTGCCTTGGCGCTGCCCGCCATGGCCAACGGCAAACCAGTCGGCCTGTACTGCCCAGAGCAAGTCACCGCCGAAGGTATCAGGCAGGATTACGCCAGAACACTGCCAACCCCCTGGGTTTTGGCGGCCCGCTGGGCTGCCCGGCAACGCAATACCGGCCAGCTGCGAGGCGTGGCACCGGGCGTCGGCCAGGCGCATTGGGTGAATGGTGCCTGTCTGTTGGTCCCTTTACACACATACCTGCAGCTCGGCGGCTTTGACGAACGATACTTTATGTACTGTGAAGACGTAGACTTCTGCCTGCGCCTTCAGCTCCAGGGCTACCTGCTCGCCGCCATGCCGCTCGCTGTCGTACATGCAGCGCAGCGCAATACCAGGCGCCAGCGCCAGCATCTGTACTGGCACCTGCGTAGTTTGCTCAGGCTATGGTGCTCGCCCACCTTTTGGCGATACTGGCGCAACATGGGGCGGAATCCATCGCTCCAAAATTGA
- a CDS encoding acyltransferase, producing the protein MGTLRYLLAVLVLLSHAGVNVSGHHPGVMAVAVFYAISGYVMSGLIQQHYSQPASVPRFYLDRSLRIYPQYAFYALATAIWFWLTRQPTAFLQHPPSLQDVLNNLLIVPLNYYMINGADQFTLIPPAWSLGAELLFYLLAPWLWRNWAVSLCLLLLSLGVQVLAWHGVLHSDWWGYRLLPGVLWIFLLGMAMHRFHAQGRPKWAGGLALATPALGVVALWYLQAQGLLVRHYTLEVVLGVCFAIPALQAVRGPLLNSWWKKFDSHLGDISYGVFLNHFFLMWFLAWAAPLTAVQLLSLVALSTLLSLFTFHYIEKPVLHWRRRLRQS; encoded by the coding sequence ATGGGCACCCTGCGCTATCTTCTGGCCGTACTGGTCTTGCTCAGCCATGCGGGCGTCAATGTCTCTGGCCACCATCCGGGCGTCATGGCCGTAGCGGTGTTCTATGCCATCTCGGGGTACGTCATGTCGGGGCTCATTCAGCAACATTACAGCCAGCCCGCCTCGGTCCCCCGCTTTTATCTTGACCGCTCGCTGCGTATCTACCCGCAATATGCCTTTTACGCGCTGGCAACAGCCATATGGTTTTGGCTGACACGCCAGCCAACAGCCTTCCTCCAGCACCCCCCCAGCTTGCAGGACGTGCTGAACAACCTGCTGATCGTTCCCCTTAACTATTACATGATCAACGGGGCAGACCAGTTCACACTGATCCCCCCGGCGTGGTCCCTGGGGGCTGAGCTGCTGTTCTACTTGCTGGCCCCCTGGCTTTGGCGAAACTGGGCGGTCTCCCTATGCCTCCTTTTGCTCAGCTTGGGCGTGCAGGTGCTTGCTTGGCACGGGGTGCTTCATTCCGACTGGTGGGGTTACCGTTTGCTACCCGGAGTGCTCTGGATATTTCTATTGGGCATGGCCATGCACCGTTTCCATGCCCAGGGGCGTCCAAAGTGGGCGGGGGGGCTGGCTTTGGCAACACCCGCGCTGGGGGTGGTGGCGCTGTGGTACCTGCAGGCGCAGGGCCTGCTGGTACGGCACTACACATTAGAAGTGGTGCTGGGGGTGTGTTTTGCCATACCGGCCCTGCAAGCGGTCCGCGGCCCATTGCTCAACTCCTGGTGGAAGAAATTTGACTCCCACTTGGGTGACATTAGCTATGGCGTTTTTCTGAACCACTTTTTTCTGATGTGGTTCCTGGCATGGGCTGCACCTCTGACGGCGGTGCAGTTGTTATCTCTGGTTGCGTTGAGCACCCTGTTGAGCCTCTTCACCTTCCACTACATTGAGAAACCAGTGTTGCATTGGCGTCGTAGGTTACGTCAGTCTTGA